In Thiovulum sp. ES, a single genomic region encodes these proteins:
- a CDS encoding Macrocin-O-methyltransferase (TylF) (PFAM: Macrocin-O-methyltransferase (TylF)), translated as MDKNIYETSTLAQGELNKILSSANIFDNSTFSTEVKLQNFTKYVRRQDLTYFLTKYEIFKKIVNIHGSIVECGVLYGGSLMTWANLSSILEPINHNRKIIGFDTFEGFQSVSENDNNKSTILQNDGMKINDLAELRSVIENYDNNRFLSHIEKVELVKGDITVTGEEYLKSNPHLVISLLYLDCDIYKPTKTALELFIPRMPKGSIIVFDELNTKSWPGETLAVLESFGLNNLKIERFSFDTNISYAVIS; from the coding sequence ATGGATAAAAATATTTATGAAACATCAACATTGGCACAAGGTGAACTCAATAAGATTCTATCTTCTGCTAATATTTTTGATAATTCTACTTTTTCAACAGAAGTAAAATTACAAAACTTTACAAAATATGTGAGAAGACAAGATTTAACCTACTTTTTAACAAAATATGAGATTTTTAAAAAAATAGTTAATATTCACGGTAGCATTGTTGAGTGTGGTGTTCTTTATGGTGGAAGTTTAATGACTTGGGCAAACTTGTCGTCAATATTAGAGCCAATCAACCATAATAGAAAAATAATAGGCTTTGATACATTTGAAGGTTTTCAATCTGTTTCTGAAAACGATAATAACAAAAGCACTATTTTACAAAATGATGGAATGAAGATAAACGATTTAGCTGAGCTTAGAAGTGTAATTGAAAATTATGATAATAACAGATTTCTATCTCATATTGAAAAAGTTGAGTTAGTGAAGGGTGATATTACCGTTACAGGAGAAGAATACTTAAAAAGTAATCCGCATCTTGTAATAAGTTTACTATATCTTGATTGTGATATTTACAAACCAACAAAAACTGCCTTAGAGCTATTTATTCCAAGAATGCCTAAAGGCTCAATAATTGTTTTTGATGAACTAAATACAAAAAGTTGGCCAGGTGAAACATTAGCAGTTTTAGAAAGTTTTGGATTAAATAATTTAAAGATAGAAAGATTTTCTTTTGATACAAATATATCATATGCTGTTATTTCGTAG
- a CDS encoding acetyltransferase, ribosomal protein N-acetylase (PFAM: Acetyltransferase (GNAT) family), which yields MFLENDLIYLRKLNKSDDFSNYLEMVNNVETLVLIDGVGRYPFNREDLEKYLLSQNQLFLSIFNKKTNEHIGNINMSNISEFNRSCQIGIILHKKFRRKGFAKSSLQLVIKHIFERLNFHRISLLVVSINDSAVNLYKNLGFKYEGTYRENYWYIDKYIDTYLYSILSTEYFINKKNTKENFIMIDNYNDNGLTILQNSIDKELIYNLQKEIVEVIEETLNKQIGFDGTKDSFVKTTTEAMWELVNSEPEKRNLVYQYIQRVPTLHQLANLSVLREFAEKIGMKKPSVRELKVQMYLPWEKLFFQCCHQDINSLDSENSTTFWFPLHFVPEEYAVGYRKGSHKEGAIKHEAVIDEENGVYHVCVPQDFQDKYPETEKAVVDVGDLIALNRMVFHVSPDFEKQKWARWTVLVRYDDLAENGMYSGGVGHGKYAELLPDYVHNYGETVKKIKEFLSKKPKINWREKFKV from the coding sequence ATGTTTTTAGAAAATGATTTAATTTATTTAAGAAAACTTAATAAGTCAGATGATTTTTCCAATTATTTAGAAATGGTGAATAATGTAGAAACTTTAGTCCTAATTGATGGAGTAGGTAGATATCCTTTCAATAGAGAAGATTTAGAAAAATATTTATTAAGTCAAAATCAACTTTTTTTGAGTATTTTCAATAAAAAAACAAATGAACATATTGGTAATATTAATATGTCAAATATCTCAGAATTTAATAGAAGTTGTCAAATAGGGATTATTCTTCATAAAAAATTCAGGAGAAAAGGATTTGCTAAATCATCTCTTCAACTTGTTATAAAACATATATTTGAACGATTAAATTTTCACCGTATTTCTCTTTTGGTCGTCTCAATAAATGATAGTGCTGTCAATTTATACAAAAATCTTGGGTTTAAATATGAGGGAACTTATAGGGAAAATTATTGGTATATTGATAAATATATTGATACATATCTTTATTCTATTCTTTCAACAGAATATTTTATTAATAAAAAAAATACTAAGGAAAATTTTATTATGATAGATAACTACAATGACAATGGTCTAACAATTCTTCAAAACTCAATAGATAAAGAATTAATTTATAACCTTCAAAAAGAAATTGTAGAAGTTATCGAAGAGACTCTAAATAAACAGATTGGTTTTGATGGAACAAAAGATAGTTTTGTAAAAACAACAACTGAAGCTATGTGGGAACTTGTAAATAGTGAGCCAGAAAAAAGAAATCTTGTTTATCAATATATTCAAAGAGTTCCAACACTTCATCAACTTGCTAACTTATCTGTTTTAAGAGAGTTTGCTGAAAAAATAGGTATGAAAAAACCATCTGTTCGAGAACTAAAAGTACAAATGTATTTACCTTGGGAAAAACTATTTTTTCAGTGTTGTCATCAAGATATAAACTCTTTAGATTCTGAAAATAGCACTACTTTTTGGTTTCCGTTACATTTTGTTCCTGAAGAGTATGCAGTTGGATATAGAAAAGGTTCTCATAAAGAGGGAGCAATTAAACATGAAGCTGTAATTGATGAAGAAAATGGTGTTTATCATGTTTGTGTTCCTCAAGATTTCCAAGATAAATATCCTGAAACAGAGAAAGCCGTTGTTGATGTCGGTGATTTAATTGCTCTAAATAGAATGGTTTTTCATGTCTCTCCAGACTTTGAAAAGCAAAAATGGGCAAGATGGACAGTTCTTGTTAGATACGATGATTTAGCTGAAAACGGAATGTATTCCGGTGGAGTTGGTCATGGGAAATATGCAGAACTTTTACCAGATTATGTTCATAATTACGGAGAAACAGTCAAAAAAATAAAAGAATTTTTATCAAAAAAACCAAAAATTAATTGGAGAGAAAAATTTAAAGTTTAA